From Lycium ferocissimum isolate CSIRO_LF1 chromosome 12, AGI_CSIRO_Lferr_CH_V1, whole genome shotgun sequence, one genomic window encodes:
- the LOC132040475 gene encoding probable glutathione peroxidase 8, translating into MATQSVYHFTVKDAVGNDVDLSIYKGKVLLIVNVASKCGMTNSNYTELNQLYEKYKDQGLEILAFPCNQFGEEEPGTNDQILDFVCTRFKSDFPIFNKIEVNGENASPLYKFLKSGNWGIFRDDIQWNFAKFLVDNNGQVVDRYYPTTSPLTIERDMKRLLGIV; encoded by the exons ATGGCCACCCAATCTGTTTATCACTTTACTGTAAAG GATGCAGTGGGAAATGATGTAGATCTTAGTATCTACAAAGGAAAAGTGCTACTTATCGTGAATGTTGCTTCCAAGTG TGGGATGACTAACTCAAACTACACGGAACTCAACCAATTATATGAGAAGTACAAAGATCAAG GCCTGGAAATATTGGCATTTCCTTGCAACCAATTCGGTGAGGAAGAACCAGGGACCAACGATCAGATCTTAGACTTTGTTTGTACTCGTTTCAAGTCAGACTTTCCTATCTTTAACAAG ATTGAAGTGAATGGCGAAAATGCATCTCCGCTTTATAAATTCTTGAAATCAGGCAATTGGGGAATATTTAGGGATGATATTCAGTGGAATTTTGCTAAGTTCCTGGTTGATAACAACGGGCAGGTTGTTGATCGCTATTATCCTACCACATCTCCTCTGACTATTGAG AGGGATATGAAAAGGCTTCTTGGAATCGTATAG
- the LOC132039538 gene encoding glutathione S-transferase T1-like: MSLKVYVDRGSQPSRALLIFCKLNGIEFEEVPVELSKGQHKSPEFGDVNPMKQVPAIVHGTFKLFESHAILRYLASAFPEVADHWYPTDLQKRAKIESVLDWHHSNLRRGSALYVFNTVLAPAFGLPVNPQAAAEDKKVLSASLATIDTFWLQKDGSFLNGNSQPSLADLSLVCEIMQLEFVDEKDRDSILSPHKNVLKWIDDVKSATAPHFDEIHATLFKVKEMFEKQRSAGASS, from the exons ATGTCGCTCAAAGTTTACGTAGATCGCGGGTCACAACCTTCACGTGCTCTTCTTATCTTCTGCAA ATTAAATGGAATTGAATTTGAGGAGGTTCCTGTTGAACTTTCTAAAGGCCAACATAAGTCACCTGAATTTGGAG ATGTTAATCCCATGAAGCAAGTACCAGCCATAGTTCATGGCACTTTTAAGCTTTTCGAAAG TCATGCAATTCTTAGATATCTAGCTTCTGCATTTCCGGAAGTTGCTGATCATTG GTATCCAACTGACCTGcagaaaagggcaaaaatagAATCTGTTTTGGATTGGCACCACTCTAACTTACGCCGTGGTTCAG CGCTATATGTTTTTAACACTGTACTGGCACCTGCATTTGGATTGCCTGTGAATCCACAAGCAGCGGCAGAAGACAAAAAGGTCCTTTCAGCATCTCTTGCAACGATTGATACCTTTTGGCTGCAGAAAGATGGAAGCTTTTTGAATGGAAATTCCCAACCTTCCCTTGCTGATCTTAGCTTAGTTTGTGAGATTATGCAGCTTGAG TTTGTTGATGAAAAGGACCGTGACAGTATATTAAGTCCGCACAAGAACGTTTTGAAGTGGATTGATGATGTGAAGAGTGCCACAGCACCTCATTTTGATGAAATACATGCAACCCTCTTCAAAGTTAAGGAGATGTTCGAGAAGCAGCGATCTGCTGGAGCAAGCAGTTAG
- the LOC132039536 gene encoding glutathione S-transferase T1-like has translation MSLKVYADRLSQPSRALLIFCKLNGIEFEEVPVDLSKGQHKAPEFEEVNPMKQVPAIVHGTFKLFESHAILRYLASAFPEVADHWYPTDLQKRAKIESVLDWHHSNLRRGSAGYVFNSVLAPAFGLPVNPQAAAEGKKVLSCSLATIDTFWLQKDGSFLNGNSQPSLADLSLVCEIMQLEFVDEKDRDSILSPHKNVLKWIDDVKSATAPHFDEIHATLFKVKEMFEKQRSAGASS, from the exons ATGTCGCTCAAAGTTTATGCAGATCGCCTCTCACAACCTTCTCGTGCTCTTCTTATCTTCTGCAA atTAAATGGAATTGAATTTGAGGAGGTTCCTGTTGATCTTTCTAAAGGCCAACATAAGGCACCTGAATTTGAAG AAGTTAATCCCATGAAGCAAGTACCAGCCATAGTTCATGGCACTTTTAAGCTTTTCGAAAG TCATGCAATTCTTAGATATCTAGCTTCTGCATTTCCGGAAGTTGCTGATCATTG GTATCCAACTGACCTGCAGAAAAGAGCAAAAATAGAGTCTGTCTTGGATTGGCACCACTCTAACTTACGCCGTGGTTCAG CGGGATATGTTTTTAACAGTGTACTGGCACCTGCATTTGGATTGCCTGTGAATCCACAAGCAGCGGCAGAAGGCAAAAAGGTCCTTTCATGCTCTCTTGCAACGATTGATACCTTTTGGCTGCAGAAAGATGGAAGCTTTTTGAATGGAAATTCCCAACCTTCCCTTGCTGATCTTAGCTTAGTTTGTGAGATTATGCAGCTTGAG TTTGTTGATGAGAAGGACCGTGACAGTATATTAAGTCCGCACAAGAACGTTTTGAAGTGGATTGATGATGTGAAGAGTGCCACAGCACCTCATTTTGATGAAATACATGCAACCCTCTTCAAAGTTAAGGAGATGTTCGAGAAGCAGCGATCCGCTGGAGCAAGCAGTTAG